ttctttatatacctttttttccttttggatattttttattgtcttatCTATAGATCACTAATACAGTCTTTTGCTACATCCAGTATGCCATTAAGCACACCTAGTGATTTCTTGATTTCACAGGTGGTATTTTTTAGTTCTGGAATgttcaattgattttttaaaatataattcaattttctacaaaaatttatcttttcatctATTATCTAGACACGATGCTTTGTTTTCTTGTACATATTATATCAGTTAAAGTCTGTATCTTATAAATACACTTGAATCCTATGTTGGAGATGTTTATTGTTTTCCCCTGCCACCTAACTtaattttgagagagagagagagagagaacgttAGCAGGTcgcataatttatttatttatttattttgagacagagtcttgctctgtcacccaggctggagtgcagtggcacaatctcggctcacctggTAGAAGAATGCCTCATTGAGCACTAAGGCCTTAAAACTGCCCAAGATAAGATTTAATGGAtgagatgtgaaaaaaaaaatcttccaagtgAGGTATTTAATGAGAAGGGTCCCTTTTACTTCCACTCTTTAGCAGTTTTGAAGAGAGGAACAACTCCTTCAAAGCTGctgaagaggcattctggttgcccatgtatgtttttaattgtatgttgataacttttttccctttattctctGTCTGGGGTCATCATCATCAAAAGAATCTAGGTAAtcataatttttataactattgTTTCTGTAGCAACTAAGTGCCACAGCCATTTGACCTCACAACATCTTGCCCTCCATCTGCATTTCATCCCATGCTACTATTGATGATAAGCTGAGTAATCATGATGCTTAGATTTCCCATTTCCTATTATCCTTGTGTTCCTTGAATATGTGGACAACCAGTCCCAGAATCCTATTTTGAGGGTCTCTTTTCTGAGACTATTTCTGATACAATTACTGTATCTGAGtcccagcaggaaacagatggcataCTCAATTAAAAGGAGGATTTAATAAAAGGACTATTTAAAAAGCTATGGTCAGAGTACAGGGAAACTGCAAGGGATGGTAAAATTACCCTGGAGTTGCTAACAGCACACGTACCACCCTCCCTAGGTTTAAAGAGAGAAGTGGAAGGGAAGATTACCAGAATCACTCAGAAGGAAAAAGTATCCAGAGTGCCACCTTGAGGCAATCTGGGTTCTTTGGTTGAGAGGCACAGCCATCCTGGGTCTATTCCACAAGGAGGGAGTCAGAGGAATCTCTTATGTTCCTCAGAGTTCCTACCAGCGCTCCCCAGTGGCAGGACCCAGTGGAAAGCCAAAGGGCAGGGAAGACCTTTGATATAGGCCATACAGGTGAGCCTCCTCATGGCACTGGGCAAGTTGTAAGATAATGGAGAATTCATAGCCACACCAAATCTATGAAGAGTTTCAAGAATGTTTGTGTTTGGCATTTTGtttaagaagaaggaaaatataatCTACTAAGAGATATTCTCAGACCAGAACTAAGGGTCTGATCAACTCTTGAAAGGACAAAGCAAGGGCCTTTGAGAAGTCTACATCTCTGTTCTACATATTTCTTCAGAGGAAGAGTGACTTTTGTAAGCATTTTAGCCATACTGCAGTTCACACAAGTaactaagaaatatttaaatgcttACTCTGTGCTGTTTCCAAAATAACAAATATCCAGGCTTGTTtatatttatcaaatttattaaatagttttattaaccaatctacatatatattatatttaacattcaacataatataaatattttgggaTAAATAATTTAAGTGAAACCATTTTAGAGCCCTTAGGGCTTACaaaaagaatcttaaaagatCCATATTTATAATCTTAAGATTAAGAATAATAGTTACAATAGGTAACAAACCATACAttcaacaataaatataaaatttaaatatttaaataaatagaaggcCTGATATGTTTTAAGTGGGAAGCACTTAATTATCAGGTCAGTGTTGAGATGATGCTTTGACAAAAGGTAATCCATCTGTTCAGAAATTCTACAATGGTTGCTGTCTCATCAGCATATTCACACATCAGTGTTGTTTCAGATCCCTGTAAAAGAAAcatgtcaattttttaaagtacagagTAGTTTACCTTATATATAGTTATTCCCAACTGAAGTCTTATAGGCCTGTTGCCTTTATTTTCAAGCTTACCAAGCATATTAATTATTCACAGTTTCTTGAAATGATCAAAATGAATGCcaaaattacatattttgttaTGATACCAAATGATAGTAACATGGAAGCTGAgattttcctcatttgttaatTCAGTCAATGAACACAAAAATTTTTTCCCTGAATTGGGtgcaaataaacatttaaataaaaacagatctAGACAAATATTAAATGCTGGATGTGAAATAAACTTGATCGCTTTTCCTCTGAATATGTACCTATATTTGTTTAAGTTAAATGTATGAATTGATATGCACATTATACTTCTTTTCTAAATCTTGATTAGAGTCTCCTATTTTTCTACTTAAGTGAATCTCCTTATATTTTCCCCAAAGCAGAAGAGAACTAGCCTAGAACTCCTTATATTTTCCCCAAAGCTAGGACATGCTTCTGTTTGGGAGAAATTTGTGTGAAGAACATCTTCATAAATACTTATACCTACCCCTACTCCATCATAGTATCAATACAGGTGAATTTATCAACTTTTGAAAGTTTAAACATTGGAAATTTTGTTCTGTGGACTGGGTTTTTAGAAACTAGGCTCCTCTGCTGAAAGGAGCTATTATGCTTCCTCTAGTTGATAACCTAAGGaggaaatattttgatataaagtGATACTTAAAAGACAGCTTTTCAAATTTGAAGTGATTCCTACCCTGGGAACAAAAAGCAAGTGAGATAGAGTGTTCCCTTTAAATAAGTATTCTCTTTAAATAAACTGTTACAGTGTTCTGTACCCTCTTAagcataattatttaaatattgtaatACCTTgggatctttttattttaaaaagtgtttggcTTTTGAAACACAGTTTTCAGATTTTTGCATGGTTTTGTCTTAAATTTGTATCAAGAGTTAAGAATGAGTTTTCTGATGTTAACTATTTTAGAGTAAAACTCTTGCTGTAGATAAGGAACTGAATCTATCAGTGTCTAGATGACATTGATctcagtgtatttttttaattcaactgaAACAGTCCACTAATAAGTGATTCATTTGGACACAACTGGAGTTACTTTTAGAAACGTCTATTATTATACTTATACTGCTTGTTTAGGATACCTATTAACTCATGAATTTTATACCTTAGCAAATGGgatataaaaagagagaagggaatgtCTTTTACATCACCTGAGTCCCTTGCATATTTTATGCttcctgtcattttaaaaatactttattctgAAAGTGGGATTGCCTCTAAAAAGGTTGTTGTTAGTTTAGTCCACTGGCCATTTTAATggctccagttttttttttttttttttttaagacaaatctCTTATGGGTAGTCCTTCTATCAAATGATAAGGAAACACCATTTGAAAAGCATTTCAGGTAATCAGTATTGACTATTCCAGTAAATAATCTGAAggaattgaaaaatatataataaaatctgCCTGCTTTCTATGAAACTCAATTCAGTACCTTCTCTCACTCCCAGTTTTGTGTTAATGTGAAAGGTGATGGAGTTTGGGATGAGGTTTGTCCATTAGTAGATGGTAGGTGCAAACTCTGTAGCTTATACTTCCCAGTTAGTTTATCATCTAACATTAGAAACGATTCATGTTCACAGTGTACTTAAAATGTAGGCTAATTACATGCATGGGTACTTTACAAATACCAAAAATgttatgtcattttaaaatgtggtacttttccccttccatttttttttttttttttatttccaggagAACAAATAAAGTAATGCCTTACCTTTAGTTCCAGAACTATTACGTTGATATTGCTGATTAAGTCCTTAGTATCTCTTAAGTGAAAGTTTTTGCTTTGAGCTAAATTTAGCACTTCCTCCAGAGGTTTGAGTTCTTCTTCTAGACACTGAAGATGTTTCAATTCTGTGGCCTAGAATAATAATTATCATCAGCTCAGTTTCCACAGAGGTCAGAATCagaaattaatttctaatttattttatttggagtaGCAGTATGTAGTTTTTACCATTCTCTCTGTTCTCAGTATCACTGTAAAGATGGACCAGTAGAGTTTACAttataaaactggaaaaactaGGACTCAAGTACCTATGACTAGCGTTAAGTAATAGTTGACTCACTGGTTTTAGCTTAATTTGGCTTTGCAAAATGTTAGCATTTCTGCATCTAAATGCAAATTACAGATGTAGGCTGATTACTTTTCCATTCTGCATAGAAAATCATTAGAACCAGATGAGTTAGAATGtggaaatataaaaatcacattcTATGATTATAATATTTGATCATCTAAGAGTTAAGAATCACAGAATGTTAAGAGACAGAAGGAACTCTTGGATGCTATCTATCACAATCCCGACATTTTACACTAGGTAACAATAATCATGTAGTAGTGGCTCTCAATATAGCCTGGAGCAAGACACATTTAAGTGTGtctaaatttttacttttctacaaTCACTACATTAAGatgcatttcaaaaatatttgtcccaataaaataaaagattatagtACTTTGGAAGGACTTTTGGACAGGCCTCCTggttctatattatatataatatttcatatttctgtggtatattataatttaaaataattttctccaaaATAGGCCCATTTACGTCTCACAGTCATCTTTTGAAGTAGGCAGTGAAGTAtcatctccattttttaaataaggatgCCAAATCTCAGAATTTTACCACATAAGTAGGTAGAGCCAGAATTAGATTTCAGTTCTTTCTCATTATAGCATTAACATAGCATCATTGGAAtcaaatattaaatcaaaaatttattagtttctaaaattttttgtaaatgtGCAGTGAGGGTTAAACAAGCAAATGAATAGAGTTTATCATTACTTTTGGTTTCAAACTGTTCGATTTCAGTGAATTCTACCACCCCctaaattatgcacataatatTGTCTTTCTAACAATCTTTAGTGGGAAAGGTAGGACAAGACAATACCAATCCCCTGATATGTCCATCTATTGTGCTTTCAATTCACCTCTACAAATTCTACAAATTCGGGATTTTTGGCATGAACAATGAGGATAAATTTTCTTCAGGAAACAGCATCTAGTGTCTTTATGTTGCTAGAGTTGCATTACGTGGCTCTGTTTAAACTAGAGTAACATCTGTAAGCTGTCTCCTTTACATCTTTCGGAAGAGTAGTTTGAAGCAGATTTCCCTTGAATTAATAGAATTTGAGTCAATGGGATTGCATCTGTGTCCCCTTAAATCCTATTATTTTCTGGGCTTGGATTCACCCTGGTACAAGCCCTTTCTGGCACCAAGTTTTGTTCATTCTCTCTTAACTGGCACAGCTACTAGGTAGCTTTGCACACCTAATGTAACTTGGATGATTATGCTTATGCTGTATCTGAATCCAAAAACCACCTAATGAAACTTCTAATCTTGGGAAATAAGTCATATAACATTATAAGTCTCAAGTTCTATtggtaaaaagataaaaatccaaaatttcacTTTGTATTTCTCAGTAAGAATTTTATCtttaatactactaataatagctAATGCTTATATGGTATTTACCTTATGCCAGACACGGTTCTGAGTGCTTTACATTTACTTACTAATTCTCACAAAAGTGTATTAAGTATATACAATTATTCATTTAAGTAGACATGAAACTGAATCACAAAGAGAGCAGGTAATTTGCCAAAGGTCATGAAAGCTAGGacatggcagagctgagatttcactTCAGATATCTGGCCCCAGAGTCTGTGCTATTAGTTAGTGTTATGCTGCCTCTCACTTAGGAACCTTTCCtaaaacaagaaaagattttttaagttGGGCTTCTTGGAAACAGATTTTGGTATTTTACATACTAAAATGGCataatcaaatattttagagttttacatttttaaatgaaaccataagtcaacatttttgtttaaaattgtcTTATCAATAAAgtgagaatattatttttatgtttccttcccacccccactgatacacaaatatatgtaaaaaatataggtaaaactattttaatagaAGCTTCATTATCCAACTTGGgttttcaaaaaaacagaaattaaagttACTCTTTACCTCAGATAAGCTGCTATTAATCCCATCTGTGCAATTTTTCAtattactttgaattttattaaaacagaaatttaacataaaaaattgTACTTACCTTCTTGGGCATGTAAAACTTAAATGTGAGCATCCTGGTGAGTTTGGGATTCTTGTAATTCTAAGAAAGTATAATACATTGTTAATTAAGAAATGATCTCCAGTTAGATTACTAAATGTAATAATTTTAGTAAGAAAGAAATATACTTACATTAATTCCATTCAAAATCATCTGTAAATCCAGCAGTAAATGCTCCAGTTGTAGCTGTGTTTTCTTTGTAGAACTTGAAGTAGGTGCACTGTTTGTGACAAGTGCAAGACTTAGTGCAATGCAAGACAGGAGTTGCATCCTGTACATTGTGGCAGGAGTTGAGGTTACTGTGAGTAGTGATTAAAGAGAGTGATAGGGAACTCTTGAACAAGAGATGCAATTTATACTGTTAATTCTGGAAAAATATTATGGGGGTgtcaaaatgttttacatattacACATATTTTCAAAGACTTTACCTGTCTGAAAAAACATTACcttcatttttcctcttctgaTGACTCTTTGGAATTTCTTTAAACCCTCAAAGACTGACTGAATGGATGTAGGTGAAATCCCTCTTGGTTACCTTAGCCCACACTTATAGGTGATAGTTCTAATTCATGCAATTAACGCCTTCTGTATGAAAcagtttttcctcctttctttaaGGGGGTGGGGATACAAAAGTAACCatgaaaattttctctttgtcataAAACTACACTGAACTTGTGAGTAGCATATTGTGGTGGACAAGAGCAAGAATAAATAGatgaaaagaataaatgtttagaTTTGTTGATTAAACAGGAAGTATATTGGTTTCCTGTTTCAGAATGGTTTTACCTTTTTATCCACACAATGAGCTAATTGTATACAATAAGATAGATTGCTTCTTACATGTCAGATAAATACTAAGATTAGAATACATAAAATGCTTATTGAGCTTGAGGTACTATTTTAcgctgttttaattttaaaatgtttatatatctgtttaaGTCTCTTAATATCTATTGTACGTTTTTTAAAGGGTGCGATTATTAAATACTCAGAAAAAGGTTTGCATTCAAGGATACTGATGCTAGTTTTATAATAGACTTTGTATGTGTTATGTGTAAACCAGTccatgtttctcatttttatgtctttacctctttaatggatttttatttattctctaaATCACCTGGGACACTATGAATGTAACCATAATAGTTATGATCTTTTTTTTAGTCAGACTGGGATATTTAGGACAGGAGTTCATTCATCCCCAGTAGCATGCACAAACTGTCTGACCAATTGTACGGGTATATACTTTTAATTTAACCTGGAGACACTTGAGGAGATCCTCTCTCAGAGAGTCCTTGTAAAGCTTCCATTCTACTGCCTTATTTATTTCttacctgacctttttttttttaaagatgatattgtctatatttttgtttatttgtttaagacAATATTGTCTGGTCTTTAAACAGACATTTATCTAGCACCTATAATGCCTTCAGgtatatagaaagagagaaaagagaacagtGTACAGGCAGGCATTTAGTCTAATTTAAGTCTTACAAACTTGTGAAATGATGGCTCCTATTTtgcagattagaaaactgaggctcagagaagttaagtaatttgctgtAGGTCACTCAGCCCTTATTTCCAGTAAGGGGCAAAACAAGGATTTGAAAAGAGAATGCTCTGACTCCAAAAATCTGCTCTCTTACCATTTGTATTTTCTCAAAGAACCTGATTTGTAATAGGGAAGATATATGCATACACAAGTGTAGTCCTGGGTGATAGGTGATTGCCCTCCCAAGGGAGGTGGATATAaggaattttgaaaaaggaaCAATTAATTTAAACTGGGTTTTGAGGAGGGTGCATAGGCAGGAATGATTAAAGCAGTCTAAGGAACAGTCAATTGTAATCTTTtacaaagaacagagaaaaatggtTCTATAAGTTTTCTATGCATTAGGTAATGTTCGGAgaacataaaacaaatttaaaaataaagattgtaGTCcctcaagtagaaaaaaaatgaagaaaaggtcaGATTAGGGCCAAATCTCAGAACTCTTTATTacgaaaaaatgcaaaatgtctCTGTACATTTCACATCAAAATCACATTAACACTGTTATAAGGGGAAGACTATTTGGTAGTCTGTgtgtcatttatttaatataataaagtaCAGCTGTATTATACTTGTTTTGCTTCTCTAAAGAGTTTCAGTGTCTAATCCCAGCATCATCACTCAGGCCTTTACCCTTCCAGAATGGAAGAATTCAGGCCCACACATTTTCCTATGTGGGGGCTTTTCCAATGAGGTCTTTGATGTTCTCCAGTCttgatatttatatttctctggctATTTCCATTAGAGAATGGGGCAATATATGGCTATATTTCTGGGACCCTGTAGAAAACTGAGTTCTTAGACCCCTAGTATATCTCTACTAATGCACAGTAGGCACCATTATAGAAGttggctttttcatttctttcttgaaatacGTGGGGGAAAAGCTACATTCACTGTGACATACTTTCGCTTTCTCAACGTCTGACACATCAGCTGACTTTTCTGGTTATAGTGGCAATAGTCAGTAGTAGACTGCTAACTACCACGTGTGTCATACCTCCTGCTTCTCCTTTTACTATGCAGAATTTTACTATTAAAGAAGAAGCTATTTTTAGTTGCTTAGTATTGTTTGTGACAGCCTCTTAGACTCAAGAGTGGCCAAAGCCCTTTCAAAAGGGCAGCCCCGTCCCTGAAGCTGCCTACCTAAGAGTTTGCTCAATGTGTTGCACATATTGTCAGTCCATCAAAGCTGACTTTTAAGGAGTCTGCTTCCcataaatttcttctttctgacCCTCTTTCACAGTTTTGTAAAACTTTAATTTGGTCTGTAGCTTGATGCCTATATTAATTCATCTCTTATCCGTTTCTGTAAAGGCCTCTTGGCGTTTCAAGATTCAGTTCTGTTCCTTTCAAATTAGGAATATATTGTTGGACAATTTCCATACCATCCAGAGATAATTCAGCTAGAAGCTCTGTGTTTCCTGTGAAAATCTGAATGACCTCGGACATAGGTTGGTGATGCATTTGTCTTTATCAGCCCTATGGCCGTCCATAATGAAATAACCACTTTTGTAAATCCGTTTATGATCACAGTTATGTCTCTGTGGTGTGTGCTCTTCCATGTGGCAAATTTTAGTAATGTTCACAACCTTTTGGGATTGAAGAATTATTTCCCTGGTACTTTCAATTTGAGATTTGAGACAATTTAAATATAAgacaattttcaaatttattgtctcatatAGTCacattttactgataagaaatTTGACATTGACAGAGGTTAAAGTGGCTTACCCAAGATTACATTCTTAATTAGTGGTGAAGTTAGAGCAAAACCTCAAAGCCTCCCTGACCCCTCATAATCTCATCTTTTTCCAGTGTAAAATAGTGATGCTAAATTCTGGACCCATTAGGCTACATACAGTAGGATGAATGAGATTGTGCCCACTATTCCATCTCACTTCACTCTATCAGTGGCAGCTGATGATTCAGGGAAGGCATCATCCATCTTCACCTAAACAACCCTTTGAGTAGCCTTAGGATTTCTAAGAACTTGGAGCAGCTGAATTCACACAGAGCTACAAATGCTGAGCTTTGCTCATGTTTTTGAATCTCTTTCTGGGGTCTTTTAAAAACGCCAGAACACTTGATGTTTTCTAACATTTCTCGATATCTGAAGTTAGACAATGATTGTATCCACTGTGGATTTAAGCTGCACTGTGCTTTTCAGAGTG
This portion of the Rhinopithecus roxellana isolate Shanxi Qingling chromosome 2, ASM756505v1, whole genome shotgun sequence genome encodes:
- the IL2 gene encoding interleukin-2 encodes the protein MYRMQLLSCIALSLALVTNSAPTSSSTKKTQLQLEHLLLDLQMILNGINNYKNPKLTRMLTFKFYMPKKATELKHLQCLEEELKPLEEVLNLAQSKNFHLRDTKDLISNINVIVLELKGSETTLMCEYADETATIVEFLNRWITFCQSIISTLT